One Rosa chinensis cultivar Old Blush chromosome 3, RchiOBHm-V2, whole genome shotgun sequence DNA window includes the following coding sequences:
- the LOC112193726 gene encoding uncharacterized protein LOC112193726 isoform X1 codes for MEPLNQKSIERVVSQKALQMGSSFPCQICVVGLLCGICLTSLFMAALTSFGTFEFGGFSFSTIAEGASAGHSSSEFINCSSEPMITQRVVVDSLGSEETINSERASLLYSAWSALLTESDSGKSDYLQRNGLNRSSVPNTPHLENCKLKGQVHKRLDKHPENESHPTAATNEQSSYFRNQAMSETAYAPWITGSDEENYPSTRKVQRDIWLHQHPLNCWDPSVKFLVADWERLPGLGIGAQIAGMCGVLAIAMKEKRVLVTNYFNRADHDGCKGSSRSRWSCYFFPETSLECRNRALELIESEDAWKSGTIKAKDNYTSKEIWAGRTPRIWGDPWSHLQPTTEINGTLIAYHRKMDRRWWRAQAVRYLMRFQTEYTCDLLNVARHAAFGKQAADMVVRNFEGEWSKVDVTVNERSDIEEFVWSNHKPWMPRPLLSMHVRMGDKACEMKVVEFQEYMSLAGRIRKRFPQLNSVWLSTEMQEVIDKSKGYPHWDFYYTNVTRQVGNMTMAAYETSLGRKTSTNYPLVNFLMATEADFFIGALGSTWCFLIDGMRNTGGKVMAGYLSVNKDRFW; via the exons atgGAACCATTAAATCAGAAGTCTATAGAGAGAGTGGTTTCACAGAAGGCTTTGCAAATGGGGAGTTCATTTCCATGTCAAATCTGTGTGGTGGGTTTGCTCTGTGGAATCTGTCTTACTTCTTTGTTTATGGCTGCTCTCACTTCATTTGGTACTTTTGAGTTTGGTGGGTTTTCGTTTTCGACCATAGCTGAGGGTGCTTCAGCTGGGCACTCAAGCTCAGAGTTCATCA ACTGCAGTTCTGAACCAATGATAACACAGAGAGTGGTAGTCGATTCGCTTGGAAGTGAAGAAACCATCAATAGTGAGAGAGCCTCATTATTGTATTCAGCTTGGAGTGCTTTACTAACTGAATCAGATTCCGGAAAAAGTGATTACTTGCAGAGAAATGGACTAAACAGATCCAGTGTGCCAAACACCCCTCATTTGGAAAACTGCAAGTTGAAAGGACAAGTACACAAGCGCCTTGATAAACATCCCGAGAATGAGAGCCATCCAACAGCTGCAACAAATGAGCAGTCTAGCTATTTTAGGAATCAAGCTATGTCTGAAACTGCTTATGCTCCTTGG ATTACAGGGTCTGACGAAGAAAATTACCCGTCAACACGAAAAGTGCAACGAGACATATGGCTGCATCAGCATCCTTTGAACTGCTGGGATCCTAGTGTAAAGTTTCTCGTAGCTGACTGGGAAAGATTACCTGGATTGGGTATTGGAGCCCAGATTGCTGGAATGTGTGGAGTTCTTGCTATTGCAATGAAGGAAAAAAGGGTCCTTGTTACCAACTACTTTAATCGAGCTGACCATGATGGTTGCAAAG GTTCGTCCCGCTCCAGATGGTCCTGTTATTTTTTCCCAGAAACATCTCTAGAATGTCGAAATCGTGCATTGGAGCTTATAGAAAGTGAAGATGCCTGGAAAAGTGGCACCATCAAGGCAAAAGATAATTATACTTCAAAGGAAATATGGGCTGGACGAACACCTAG AATATGGGGTGATCCTTGGAGTCATTTGCAACCAACAACAGAAATAAATGGGACTTTGATTGCTTATCATCGCAAAATGGATCGAAGGTGGTGGCGAGCACAG GCAGTACGATACTTGATGCGATTTCAAACCGAGTACACATGTGACTTGCTGAATGTTGCTCGCCATGCGGCATTTGGAAAGCAAGCTGCCGATATGGTAGTCAGAAATTTCGAGGGGGAATGGTCCAAGGTG GATGTTACAGTGAATGAAAGGTCAGATATTGAAGAGTTTGTTTGGTCTAATCACAAGCCATGGATGCCTAGGCCACTACTGAGCATGCATGTAAGGATGGGAGACAAAGCATGTGAAATGAAGGTAgttgaatttcaagaatacatGAGTCTTGCTGGCCGCATTAGAAAGCGATTTCCACAGCTCAACAGTGTTTGGCTTTCCACTGAAATGCAG GAAGTGATTGATAAATCTAAAGGATACCCTCATTGGGACTTCTACTACACAAATGTGACACGTCAAGTGGGAAACATGACAATGGCTGCTTATGAAACAAGTCTTGGTAGAAAAACCAGCACGAACTACCCGCTTGTCAATTTCTTGATGGCAACCGAAGCTGACTTTTTCATTGGAGCGTTGGGTTCTACTTGGTGCTTCCTTATAGATGGAATGAGAAACACCGGAGGGAAAGTTATGGCTGGATATTTGAGCGTCAACAAGGACCGTTTCTGGTAG
- the LOC112192172 gene encoding uncharacterized protein LOC112192172, which yields MEDFSKYSHSPAHLAVARRDYTALKRIISTLPRLAKASEVSTEAESLEAELRADSVSAVIDRRDVPGRETPLHLAVRLRDPNSAEILMAAGADWSLQNENGWSALQEAVCTREEAIAMIIARHYQPLAWAKWCRRLPRIVASANRIRDFYMEITFHFESSVIPFIGRIAPSDTYRIWKRGSNLRADMTLAGFDGFRIQRSDQTFLFLGEGYSSEDGNVNLSPGSLIVLAHKEKEITNALEGAGAQPTEAEVAHEVALMSQTNMYRPGIDVTQAELVPHLTWRRQERTEMVGNWKARVFDMLHVMVSVKSRRVPGAMTDEELFAVDDEERVANGGDNDEYDDVLTAEEKIQLDSALRMGHSDGVCEDEDSGVTESHENSAGTFENGELNGVSKDKKSWFGWNKKSSKGNDDSEDPKLLKKFSKLAPEGGNPKPHDHQKPSSEVPRDDMTDAKKGKDKSSKKKKKKGSNEPKHESEYKKGLRPVLWLTPDFPLKTDELLPLLDILANKVKAIRRLRELLTTKLPHGTFPVKVAIPIVPTIRVLVTFTKFEELQPVEEFSTPLSSPAHFQDAKSKESEGSSSWISWMKGTRSGQSSDSDSHRYKDEVDPFLIPPDYTWVDANEKKRRMKAKKARSKKHRKHATAKSSDATHQANEDVEE from the exons ATGGAAGATTTTTCCAAATATTCCCATAGTCCAGCTCATTTGGCGGTTGCACGCCGTGACTATACTGCCCTTAAGCGCATTATCTCTACCCTCCCCCGGCTTGCCAAGGCTAGTGAAGTAAGCACTGAAGCTGAGTCTCTTGAGGCTGAGCTCCGAGCTGATTCTGTCTCAGCTGTCATTGATCGTCGTGATGTTCCTGGTCGTGAGACCCCTCTGCATCTTGCAGTGCGTCTCCGGGATCCAAACTCAGCAGAGATTTTGATGGCTGCTGGTGCTGATTGGAGTCTTCAAAATGAGAATGGTTGGAGTGCTCTCCAAGAAGCAGTGTGCACTAGAGAGGAAGCCATTGCTATGATTATTGCACGGCACTACCAACCGCTTGCCTGGGCCAAATGGTGCCGTAGACTTCCCCGTATTGTTGCCTCTGCAAACCGTATTCGTGATTTTTACATGGAGATAACTTTTCATTTTGAGAGCTCAGTCATCCCGTTTATTGGTCGAATAGCCCCCTCAGATACTTACCGCATTTGGAAGCGTGGTTCTAATCTCCGTGCCGATATGACTCTTGCTGGTTTTGATGGGTTTCGCATTCAAAGGTCTGATCaaacatttctttttcttggagAGGGCTACTCTTCAGAGGATGGTAATGTGAATTTGTCCCCTGGTTCTTTGATTGTTCTAGCAcataaggaaaaagaaatcaCAAATGCTTTGGAAGGAGCTGGTGCCCAACCGACTGAAGCTGAAGTTGCCCATGAAGTGGCCTTGATGTCTCAAACGAATATGTATAGGCCAGGCATTGATGTTACTCAGGCTGAGCTTGTTCCCCATTTAACCTGGAGGCGACAGGAGAGGACGGAGATGGTTGGAAATTGGAAGGCCAGAGTTTTTGATATGCTTCACGTGATGGTGAGTGTAAAGTCTAGGCGGGTTCCTGGGGCTATGACAGATGAGGAGCTATTTGCAGTGGACGATGAAGAAAGGGTGGCAAATGGTGGTGACAatgatgaatatgatgatgTATTAACCGCTGAGGAGAAGATTCAGTTGGATTCTGCACTTCGTATGGGACACTCTGATGGTGTTTGTGAGGACGAGGATAGTGGGGTAACTGAGAGCCATGAAAATAGTGCAGGCACCTTTGAGAATGGTGAACTCAACGGTGTTAGTAAGGACAAGAAGAGTTGGTTTGGTTGGAACAAGAAAAGTTCAAAGGGAAATGATGATTCTGAAGATCCAAAGCTTTTGAAGAAGTTCTCAAAGTTGGCTCCAGAAGGTGGCAACCCGAAACCACATGATCATCAAAAACCATCATCCGAAGTTCCTAGAGATGATATGACAGATGCCAAGAAGGGAAAAGACAAAAGCagtaagaagaaaaagaagaaaggatcTAATGAACCTAAGCATGAGAGTGAGTATAAAAAGGGTTTGAGACCCGTCTTATGGTTGACTCCAGATTTCCCTCTGAAAACAGATGAGCTTCTTCCCTTACTAGACATCTTAGCAAACAAGGTCAAGGCTATAAGGAGACTCAGGGAGCTTTTGACTACTAAACTGCCCCATGGCACTTTTCCTGTCAAG GTTGCCATCCCTATTGTTCCAACAATACGAGTTCTCGTAACTTTCACAAAATTTGAGGAGCTTCAGCCAGTGGAGGAGTTTTCAACCCCTCTCTCCAGTCCAGCACATTTTCAGGATGCAAAGTCGAAGGAATCAGAGGGATCCTCATCATGGATTTCATGGATGAAAGGGACCCGTAGTGGGCAGTCAAGTGACAGTGATAGTCACAGATATAAGGATGAGGTTGACCCCTTCCTCATACCTCCCGACTATACCTGGGTTGATGCCAATGAGAAGAAACGCCGCATGAAAGCCAAGAAAGCCAGGAGCAAGAAGCACAGGAAACATGCAACAGCGAAGAGTAGTGATGCGACGCATCAAGCAAACGAGGATGTTGAAGAATAG
- the LOC112193726 gene encoding uncharacterized protein LOC112193726 isoform X2: MEPLNQKSIERVVSQKALQMGSSFPCQICVVGLLCGICLTSLFMAALTSFGTFEFGGFSFSTIAEGASAGHSSSEFINCSSEPMITQRVVVDSLGSEETINSERASLLYSAWSALLTESDSGKSDYLQRNGLNRSSVPNTPHLENCKLKGQVHKRLDKHPENESHPTAATNEQSSYFRNQAMSETAYAPWITGSDEENYPSTRKVQRDIWLHQHPLNCWDPSVKFLVADWERLPGLGIGAQIAGMCGVLAIAMKEKRVLVTNYFNRADHDGCKGSSRSRWSCYFFPETSLECRNRALELIESEDAWKSGTIKAKDNYTSKEIWAGRTPRIWGDPWSHLQPTTEINGTLIAYHRKMDRRWWRAQAVRYLMRFQTEYTCDLLNVARHAAFGKQAADMVVRNFEGEWSKDVTVNERSDIEEFVWSNHKPWMPRPLLSMHVRMGDKACEMKVVEFQEYMSLAGRIRKRFPQLNSVWLSTEMQEVIDKSKGYPHWDFYYTNVTRQVGNMTMAAYETSLGRKTSTNYPLVNFLMATEADFFIGALGSTWCFLIDGMRNTGGKVMAGYLSVNKDRFW; this comes from the exons atgGAACCATTAAATCAGAAGTCTATAGAGAGAGTGGTTTCACAGAAGGCTTTGCAAATGGGGAGTTCATTTCCATGTCAAATCTGTGTGGTGGGTTTGCTCTGTGGAATCTGTCTTACTTCTTTGTTTATGGCTGCTCTCACTTCATTTGGTACTTTTGAGTTTGGTGGGTTTTCGTTTTCGACCATAGCTGAGGGTGCTTCAGCTGGGCACTCAAGCTCAGAGTTCATCA ACTGCAGTTCTGAACCAATGATAACACAGAGAGTGGTAGTCGATTCGCTTGGAAGTGAAGAAACCATCAATAGTGAGAGAGCCTCATTATTGTATTCAGCTTGGAGTGCTTTACTAACTGAATCAGATTCCGGAAAAAGTGATTACTTGCAGAGAAATGGACTAAACAGATCCAGTGTGCCAAACACCCCTCATTTGGAAAACTGCAAGTTGAAAGGACAAGTACACAAGCGCCTTGATAAACATCCCGAGAATGAGAGCCATCCAACAGCTGCAACAAATGAGCAGTCTAGCTATTTTAGGAATCAAGCTATGTCTGAAACTGCTTATGCTCCTTGG ATTACAGGGTCTGACGAAGAAAATTACCCGTCAACACGAAAAGTGCAACGAGACATATGGCTGCATCAGCATCCTTTGAACTGCTGGGATCCTAGTGTAAAGTTTCTCGTAGCTGACTGGGAAAGATTACCTGGATTGGGTATTGGAGCCCAGATTGCTGGAATGTGTGGAGTTCTTGCTATTGCAATGAAGGAAAAAAGGGTCCTTGTTACCAACTACTTTAATCGAGCTGACCATGATGGTTGCAAAG GTTCGTCCCGCTCCAGATGGTCCTGTTATTTTTTCCCAGAAACATCTCTAGAATGTCGAAATCGTGCATTGGAGCTTATAGAAAGTGAAGATGCCTGGAAAAGTGGCACCATCAAGGCAAAAGATAATTATACTTCAAAGGAAATATGGGCTGGACGAACACCTAG AATATGGGGTGATCCTTGGAGTCATTTGCAACCAACAACAGAAATAAATGGGACTTTGATTGCTTATCATCGCAAAATGGATCGAAGGTGGTGGCGAGCACAG GCAGTACGATACTTGATGCGATTTCAAACCGAGTACACATGTGACTTGCTGAATGTTGCTCGCCATGCGGCATTTGGAAAGCAAGCTGCCGATATGGTAGTCAGAAATTTCGAGGGGGAATGGTCCAAG GATGTTACAGTGAATGAAAGGTCAGATATTGAAGAGTTTGTTTGGTCTAATCACAAGCCATGGATGCCTAGGCCACTACTGAGCATGCATGTAAGGATGGGAGACAAAGCATGTGAAATGAAGGTAgttgaatttcaagaatacatGAGTCTTGCTGGCCGCATTAGAAAGCGATTTCCACAGCTCAACAGTGTTTGGCTTTCCACTGAAATGCAG GAAGTGATTGATAAATCTAAAGGATACCCTCATTGGGACTTCTACTACACAAATGTGACACGTCAAGTGGGAAACATGACAATGGCTGCTTATGAAACAAGTCTTGGTAGAAAAACCAGCACGAACTACCCGCTTGTCAATTTCTTGATGGCAACCGAAGCTGACTTTTTCATTGGAGCGTTGGGTTCTACTTGGTGCTTCCTTATAGATGGAATGAGAAACACCGGAGGGAAAGTTATGGCTGGATATTTGAGCGTCAACAAGGACCGTTTCTGGTAG